Proteins from one Sulfurovum sp. TSL1 genomic window:
- a CDS encoding MerR family transcriptional regulator, which produces MALVDNKKDILPLSSIAELLTTKIRTLKMYEEKGLLPPKEENKKLYSIDDVKLIAFTHYLASVKKINANGIKYILEMLHSNMDEQNRETFLTLVEKKMEQLSGIDIKDVETM; this is translated from the coding sequence TTGGCATTGGTAGATAATAAAAAAGATATATTGCCATTGAGCAGTATTGCAGAACTCCTGACCACAAAAATAAGAACCCTGAAGATGTACGAAGAGAAAGGTTTGCTTCCTCCTAAAGAGGAGAATAAAAAGCTCTATTCTATAGATGATGTCAAACTGATTGCTTTTACGCACTATTTGGCCAGTGTTAAAAAAATCAATGCAAACGGTATCAAATATATATTGGAAATGCTTCACAGCAATATGGATGAACAGAACAGAGAAACCTTTTTAACCCTGGTTGAAAAAAAGATGGAACAACTATCGGGTATCGACATCAAAGATGTGGAGACGATGTAG
- a CDS encoding NAD(P)H-dependent oxidoreductase, producing MQNDFTKAMDFRHACKIFDETKKISDEEMHYILEAGRKSPSSFGMEAWKFLVITNEDLKAKLRPFCWGQVQVTSCSHLVIVLAGIENVKVESGMPKKRFMRREMPQEQLDFYMDIYAKHLEKTLSSDENIYAWTSKQSYIALGNMMTAAAFIGIDSCPIEGFEKENVEEVLGLDTSKYQVAVIVPFGYRLNAQSTQLRLPFDEVVEFIK from the coding sequence ATGCAAAATGATTTTACCAAAGCAATGGATTTCAGGCACGCCTGCAAAATATTTGATGAAACCAAAAAGATCAGTGATGAAGAGATGCATTACATCCTGGAAGCAGGAAGAAAGTCACCCTCTTCCTTTGGTATGGAGGCATGGAAGTTCCTTGTCATCACCAATGAAGATCTAAAAGCGAAACTAAGACCTTTCTGCTGGGGTCAGGTGCAGGTCACTTCCTGTTCACACCTGGTCATTGTACTTGCCGGTATAGAAAATGTTAAAGTAGAGAGCGGTATGCCCAAAAAGAGATTTATGCGACGTGAAATGCCTCAAGAACAATTGGATTTTTATATGGATATCTATGCCAAACACTTGGAAAAAACACTGAGTTCTGATGAGAACATCTATGCATGGACATCCAAACAAAGCTACATCGCTTTAGGGAACATGATGACTGCGGCTGCTTTTATAGGGATAGATTCCTGTCCTATAGAGGGTTTTGAAAAAGAAAATGTCGAAGAGGTCTTAGGGCTTGATACAAGCAAGTACCAGGTCGCTGTGATCGTACCGTTTGGCTATAGGCTCAATGCACAATCCACACAGCTGAGACTTCCTTTTGATGAAGTCGTTGAGTTTATAAAGTAA
- a CDS encoding YbhB/YbcL family Raf kinase inhibitor-like protein, whose product MRYIWIVMIIGSLLQAESFTLESETLQGQMVKAQEFDGFGCNGKNISPELHWDHAPKGTKSFAVTVYDPDAPTGSGWWHWLIVNIPVDTHKIAADASAKKTLPKGALETTTDYGHAGFGGACPPQGDKAHRYIFTVHALDVESLPVNAESKSAVVGFMINKHTIQKASMISYYQRD is encoded by the coding sequence ATGCGATATATTTGGATAGTCATGATCATAGGTTCACTTTTACAGGCTGAGAGTTTTACGTTGGAAAGCGAGACACTCCAAGGACAGATGGTGAAAGCTCAGGAGTTTGATGGTTTTGGATGTAACGGAAAAAATATCTCCCCGGAACTGCACTGGGATCACGCACCAAAGGGTACAAAAAGTTTTGCTGTCACCGTGTATGATCCTGACGCACCGACAGGCAGCGGATGGTGGCACTGGTTGATCGTGAACATTCCGGTTGATACCCATAAGATAGCAGCAGATGCTTCAGCGAAAAAAACACTGCCAAAAGGTGCGCTGGAAACCACGACTGATTATGGGCATGCAGGTTTTGGCGGAGCCTGTCCTCCACAGGGAGACAAAGCACACCGTTATATCTTTACCGTACATGCACTGGATGTTGAGAGTTTACCTGTCAATGCGGAGAGCAAAAGTGCGGTGGTAGGCTTTATGATCAACAAACATACGATCCAAAAAGCGTCAATGATCTCTTATTATCAAAGAGATTAA
- the cutA gene encoding divalent-cation tolerance protein CutA, whose amino-acid sequence MEASDYGIIATTTDTKENADLITQVLLEKKLVACVQSTTIQSAYHWQEKIIHSEEIRLQMKTKRSLFETIQTEIGHLHTYDLPEIIMVPLSGANPEYLQWIDEETTKT is encoded by the coding sequence ATGGAAGCCTCTGATTACGGTATCATCGCTACCACCACTGATACAAAAGAAAATGCCGATCTCATCACTCAGGTTCTCTTGGAAAAGAAACTGGTTGCCTGCGTACAGTCTACCACCATACAAAGTGCGTATCACTGGCAAGAAAAGATCATACACTCTGAAGAGATACGCCTTCAGATGAAAACCAAAAGATCGCTCTTTGAAACGATTCAAACAGAGATCGGGCACCTGCATACCTATGATCTGCCTGAGATCATCATGGTACCCCTCTCAGGTGCAAATCCGGAGTACCTTCAATGGATAGATGAAGAGACCACAAAAACTTAA
- a CDS encoding low molecular weight protein-tyrosine-phosphatase: MDRILFVCLGNICRSPLAHGVAERIVNTNKLELFIDSAGTSDWHKGETPCQHSIEIANRYHIDISQQRSRPVSKEDISLFKYVIAMDRQNKADLEAFGFEHVYLIGDFGDYMGEDVPDPYFFDGFEGFDKVYTMISHCVEDFMEKVKHGSL, translated from the coding sequence ATGGATCGTATATTATTTGTATGCTTAGGAAACATCTGTCGCAGTCCTCTGGCCCATGGTGTTGCAGAGCGTATCGTCAACACTAACAAACTCGAACTTTTCATCGATTCGGCCGGGACAAGTGATTGGCACAAGGGTGAAACACCCTGTCAACACTCTATCGAGATCGCGAACAGATATCATATCGACATCTCTCAACAACGCTCTCGCCCTGTTTCCAAAGAAGATATTTCGCTATTTAAATATGTGATAGCCATGGACCGGCAAAATAAAGCAGATCTGGAAGCTTTCGGATTTGAACACGTCTATCTTATAGGTGATTTTGGAGACTATATGGGGGAAGATGTCCCTGACCCTTACTTCTTTGATGGCTTTGAAGGATTTGACAAAGTCTATACGATGATCTCACACTGTGTAGAAGATTTTATGGAAAAGGTAAAACATGGAAGCCTCTGA
- a CDS encoding 23S rRNA (pseudouridine(1915)-N(3))-methyltransferase RlmH, with product MKINVIIIDKKGKDNLYAGLIEHYKKIAKPFAKVEIIEVFDKEIAKAQDISAEAAQKSYTKALEKYLDSGINIALDPSSKEVDSHEFANLLKDSVQINLFIGGAYGFERDFLTKCNNAISFGKITLSHKLVKVVLMEQIFRGLTINHNHPYHK from the coding sequence ATGAAGATCAATGTAATCATTATTGATAAAAAAGGGAAAGATAACTTATATGCCGGGTTGATAGAGCATTATAAGAAGATAGCGAAACCTTTTGCAAAAGTGGAGATCATCGAAGTTTTTGACAAAGAGATAGCCAAAGCTCAGGATATCTCAGCGGAAGCTGCTCAAAAATCATACACCAAGGCATTAGAAAAGTATTTGGATTCAGGTATAAATATAGCGCTGGATCCTTCATCTAAAGAAGTAGACAGTCATGAATTTGCAAATTTGCTTAAGGATAGCGTTCAGATAAATCTCTTTATTGGCGGTGCATACGGCTTTGAGAGGGATTTTTTAACTAAATGTAATAATGCAATATCATTTGGTAAAATTACGCTGTCACATAAACTTGTGAAAGTTGTATTGATGGAACAGATCTTTAGAGGTTTGACCATTAATCATAATCACCCATATCATAAATAG
- the dksA gene encoding RNA polymerase-binding protein DksA, giving the protein MLTETELNEFQNKLLDRRVQIEKNLRGTSLELEGMRELELNDEGDFAAASAEAVIDSAILVQQRKELNEIELALDKIKGGVFGICEMCEEAIGRRRLEVKNFARFCITCREINEKATK; this is encoded by the coding sequence ATGTTAACAGAAACAGAGTTAAATGAATTTCAAAACAAATTACTGGACAGAAGAGTTCAGATAGAAAAGAACCTTAGAGGTACAAGCCTTGAATTAGAGGGAATGAGAGAACTTGAGTTGAATGATGAAGGTGATTTTGCCGCTGCCTCAGCAGAAGCTGTGATAGATAGTGCAATTTTAGTACAACAGCGTAAAGAATTAAACGAAATTGAACTTGCTTTAGATAAAATAAAGGGAGGAGTTTTCGGTATATGTGAAATGTGTGAGGAAGCTATAGGCAGACGACGTCTAGAAGTGAAGAACTTTGCACGTTTTTGTATCACATGTCGTGAGATCAACGAAAAAGCGACCAAATAG